A portion of the Punica granatum isolate Tunisia-2019 chromosome 7, ASM765513v2, whole genome shotgun sequence genome contains these proteins:
- the LOC116212651 gene encoding myocyte-specific enhancer factor 2D-like: protein MTCKRRTEIAEIRNKSAKNVTFTKRRQGLFKKASELSVLCGVRVGIVTFSPAGKPFLFGEDVIADYLMQSRPSSGSEFDTTVKRIKSAPDGSCETVEELESLIRENESLQQAVARRLESGSFAASSSGSRGAISGFHSCCAMNGEFGSSIQTTKASTLLNRSVPLQYGPESITDPLEPHTAANTPDSMTSGLTEAEVEAWVSTLLNPSVPPLQYGPESVTYPLEPHTAANTPYSTTSGLTEAEVEAWVPTLLNPSVPLLQYGPESVAYPLEPHTAANTPDSTTSGLTEAEVEAWVPTLLNPSVPLLQYGPESVTYPLEPHTAANTPYSTTSGLTEAEVEAWVPTLLNPSVTLQCGPESVTYPLEPPTAANTPDLTTSGLMEAEVEAWVSTLLNPSVPLLQYDPESVTYPLEPPTAANTPDSMTSGLTEAEIDAWVDTLLGERLD from the coding sequence ATGACGTGCAAGCGGAGGACGGAAATCGCGGAAATCCGCAACAAGTCCGCCAAGAATGTGACTTTTACAAAGCGGAGACAGGGGCTGTTCAAGAAGGCTAGCGAGCTCAGCGTCCTATGCGGTGTCCGGGTCGGGATTGTCACGTTCTCGCCGGCAGGAAAGCCGTTCTTGTTTGGGGAAGATGTTATTGCCGATTACTTGATGCAGTCGAGGCCGTCTTCGGGATCGGAGTTTGACACGACTGTCAAGAGGATTAAGAGCGCGCCTGATGGTTCTTGCGAGACTGTGGAGGAGTTGGAGTCACTGATCAGAGAAAACGAGTCGCTCCAGCAAGCCGTGGCACGCCGCTTGGAGAGTGGCTCGTTCGCTGCTTCAAGTTCGGGTTCGCGTGGGGCTATCTCGGGTTTTCACAGTTGCTGCGCCATGAATGGCGAGTTTGGCTCATCAATTCAGACAACTAAGGCGTCGACACTCTTAAACCGGTCCGTTCCTCTGCAATATGGCCCCGAGTCAATCACCGACCCACTCGAGCCTCACACCGCCGCCAATACACCCGACTCGATGACTTCAGGCTTGACGGAGGCCGAAGTAGAAGCGTGGGTCTCGACACTCTTGAACCCATCCGTTCCTCCGCTGCAATATGGCCCCGAGTCAGTCACCTACCCACTCGAGCCTCACACCGCCGCCAATACACCCTACTCGACGACTTCAGGCTTGACGGAGGCCGAAGTAGAAGCGTGGGTCCCGACACTCTTGAACCCATCCGTTCCTCTGCTGCAATATGGCCCCGAGTCAGTCGCCTACCCACTCGAGCCTCACACTGCCGCCAATACACCCGACTCGACGACTTCAGGCTTGACGGAGGCCGAAGTAGAAGCGTGGGTCCCGACACTCTTGAACCCATCCGTTCCTCTGCTGCAATATGGCCCCGAGTCAGTCACCTACCCACTCGAGCCTCACACCGCCGCCAATACACCCTACTCGACGACTTCAGGCTTGACGGAGGCCGAAGTAGAAGCGTGGGTCCCGACACTCTTGAACCCATCCGTTACTCTGCAATGTGGCCCCGAGTCAGTCACCTACCCACTCGAGCCTCCCACCGCCGCCAATACACCCGACTTGACGACTTCAGGCTTGATGGAGGCCGAAGTAGAAGCGTGGGTCTCGACACTCTTAAACCCATCCGTTCCTCTGCTGCAATATGACCCCGAGTCAGTCACCTACCCACTCGAGCCTCCCACTGCCGCCAATACACCCGACTCGATGACTTCAGGCTTGACGGAGGCCGAGATAGACGCGTGGGTTGATACCCTGCTTGGAGAAAGATTAGATTAG
- the LOC116212649 gene encoding nodal modulator 1 isoform X2, giving the protein MAMSSVHALIWLLVVAAHSFWLASADIHGCGGFVEASPSLIKSRKPTDAKLDYSHITVELRTVDGLVKDKTQCAPNGYYFIPVYDKGSFVLGVNGPEGWSWSPDKVPVVVDNAGCNGNEDINFQFTGFTISGRVVGAVGGESCALKNGGPSNVNVELLSSSGDLVSSVSTSAEGSYLFKNIVPGTYTLHASHPDLKVEVRGSTEVQLGFGNGVVDDIFFVPGYNIHGSVVAQGNPILGVHIYLYSDDVMEVNCHEKTDSSPGGEKALCHTISNADGMFTFKSIPCGTYTLKPYYKGENTVFDVSPPVLSVSVKHQHVTVPQKFQVTGFSVGGRVVDGNEMGVESVKIIVDGQERSITDKQGYYKLDQVTSNRYTVEAVKEHYKFDMLKDFLVLPNMASVLDIKAIAYDVCGTVRTITAGQKAKVALTHGPENVKPQRKLTDESGKFCFEVPLGEYRLSALSATSESAPGLLFLPTYIDFAVKSPLLNIEFSQALVNVLGHVECKEKCGPSVSVTLTRLANKHGGERKTVELSNDSSEFIFSDVLPGKYRLEVRRNPEKMNSGQDNWCWQQSSIDVDVGAKDLEGLVFVQKGYWVNVISTHDVDATLTHSDGSSLNLKIKKGPQRICIESPGIHELQFVDSCIFFGSSSVKVDTSSPSPVYLRGEKYLVKGQIIIDSSVAQLPKDIVVDMVNSDGNAIDTAAAGLLSAGDEDTSAATFEYSIWANLGDKITFIPRDSRDDGEKKILFYPRQQQVLVKHGGCQSSVAPFTGRPGLYIEGSVSPPISGVDIKVIAAGDSENAPLRKGDLALDTTTREDGSFVVGPLYDDITYKVKASKSGYHLKQVGPYSFSCQKLGQISVHVHSKDDASEPIPSVLLSLSGDDGYRNNSVSSAGGTFLFDNLFPGSFYLRPLLKEYAFSPAAQAIELGSGESREIVFQATRVAYSAMGVVTLLSGQPKEGVSVEARSESKGYYEETLTDSTGSFRLRGLLPDTTYAIRVVSKDGLRGSKIERASPESVTVMVGNEEIKGLDFVVFEQPERTILSSHVEGQKIRELHSSLFVEIKSATDPSKVISIFPLPLSNFFQVKDLLKGKYLLQLRSEFPSTIHKFESEVIEVDLEKNSQIHVGPLRYKIEDAHHKQDLTVAPLFPLIVGVSVIVLFISMPRLKDIYQGSIGMSAPGIGAAPKKEFRKQVVRKKTY; this is encoded by the exons ATGGCGATGAGCTCCGTGCACGCTCTGATCTGGTTACTGGTCGTCGCAGCTCATTCATTTTGGCTCGCTTCAGCTGATATTCATGGCTGCGGCGGCTTTGTCGAG GCGAGTCCATCTCTTATCAAGTCGAGGAAGCCGACTGATGCGAAATTGGATTATTCTCATATCACG GTTGAACTTCGGACTGTTGATGGGCTGGTCAAGGACAAAACCCAATGTGCTCCCAATGGTTATTACTTCATTCCTGTGTATGACAag GGTTCTTTTGTGCTTGGAGTAAACGGTCCAGAAGGATGGTCATGGTCCCCTGACAAG GTACCTGTGGTTGTGGATAATGCTGGTTGCAATGGCAATGAAGatatcaattttcaattcACTGG GTTCACCATATCAGGACGAGTTGTTGGAGCTGTTGGCGGAGAGAGTTGTGCCCTGAAAAATGGAGGTCCTTCAAACGTAAATGTTGAGCTTTTGTCTTCTAGTGGCGACCTTGTCTCTTCTGTCTCAACATCAGCTGAAGGGAGCTACTTATTCAAAAATATAGTTCCAG GGACCTATACATTACATGCTTCACATCCTGATTTGAAGGTTGAAGTTCGAGGTTCGACAGAG GTGCAATTGGGATTTGGGAATGGAGTGGTAGATGACATCTTTTTTGTGCCTGGATATAATATCCACGGTTCAGTTGTGGCCCAG GGCAATCCTATATTGGGAGTTCACATTTATCTCTACTCAGATGATGTTATGGAGGTGAATTGTCATGAAAAGACCGATTCTTCACCTGGGGGAGAGAAAGCTCTTTGTCACACAATATCTAATGCTGATGGAATGTTCACATTCAAATCAATACCTTGCG GAACTTATACACTAAAGCCTTATTACAAGGGTGAGAATACCGTTTTTGACGTTTCACCtccagttttatcagtttcaGTCAAGCATCAACATGTAACTGTCCCTCAGAAGTTTCAG GTGACTGGATTTTCAGTTGGTGGTCGTGTTGTTGATGGGAATGAGATGGGAGTAGAGAGTGTCAAGATTATAGTTGATGGTCAGGAAAGGTCAATCACCGATAAGCAAGGGTATTACAAGCTTGATcag GTGACATCCAATCGTTATACTGTAGAAGCTGTGAAGGAGCACTACAAGTTCGACATGTTGAAGGATTTCTTG GTGTTGCCAAATATGGCCTCTGTACTGGACATTAAAGCAATTGCCTATGATGTTTGTGGCACTGTTCGCACAATTACAGCTGGACAGAAAGCTAAG GTGGCTCTGACTCATGGTCCTGAAAATGTCAAACCTCAAAGGAAATTGACAGATGAAAGTGGAAAGTTCTGCTTTGAG GTTCCACTGGGTGAATATCGCTTATCTGCTTTATCCGCGACTTCAGAGAGTGCTCCAGGACTTCTGTTTTTACCAACCTACATTGACTTTGCAGTTAAAAGTCCATTactaaatattgaattttctcAG GCTTTGGTCAATGTGCTTGGTCATGTGGAATGCAAGGAGAAATGTGGCCCATCTGTTTCAGTTACTCTAACAAGATTGGCTAATAAGCATGGTGGAGAGAGGAAGACAGTGGAGTTGAGCAATGATAGCAGCGAATTCATCTTTTCAGATGTCTTGCCCGGGAAATACAGACTTGAG GTCAGGCGCAACCCTGAGAAGATGAACTCTGGGCAAGATAATTGGTGTTGGCAACAGAGTTCAATTGATGTTGATGTTGGTGCTAAGGATCTCGAGGGTTTAGTATTTGTTCAGAAAGGGTATTGGGTTAATGTCATCTCCACTCATGACGTGGATGCTACTCTGACCCACTCTGATGGTTCATCActtaatttgaaaatcaaG AAAGGTCCCCAACGCATATGCATAGAGTCTCCTGGAATCCATGAATTACAATTCGTTGATTCATGCATTTTCTTTGGAAGTTCATCTGTGAAGGTTGATACATCAAGTCCTTCG CCTGTCTATTTAAGAGGAGAGAAGTATCTTGTCAAAGGACAAATTATTATAGACTCCAGTGTGGCTCAGTTACCCAAGGATATTGTTGTTGACATGGTAAACAGTGATGGCAATGCTATTGACACGGCTGCAGCAGGCCTTTTGTCCGCTGGAGATGAAGACACAAGTGCTGCTACATTTGAATACTCCATATGGGCGAATCTCGGAGATAAAATAACCTTCATCCCTCGAGACTCCAG GGATGATGGGGAAAAGAAGATTTTGTTTTATCCTAGACAACAGCAG GTTTTAGTTAAACACGGTGGCTGCCAATCTTCAGTTGCTCCATTTACGGGTCGGCCTGGGTTGTACATTGAAGGATCAGTCTCGCCACCTATTTCTGGTGTTGACATTAAGGTTATAGCTGCAGGAGACAGTGAGAATGCTCCACTTAGGAAAGGTGATTTGGCCCTTGACACTACTACGAGGGAAGATGGTTCCTTTGTGGTAGGGCCTCTCTATGATGATATAACATACAAAGTCAAGGCTTCTAAG TCTGGGTATCATCTCAAGCAAGTGGGACCTTATTCTTTCTCTTGCCAGAAGCTTGGTCAAATATCTGTTCATGTACATTCGAAGGATGATGCTAGCGAACCCATCCCATCTGTGCTACTTTCATTGAGTGGGGATGATGGCTATAGGAACAACTCTGTTTCTAGTGCTGGTGGAACATTCCTCTTTGATAACTTATTCCCCGGCAGTTTCTATTTGCGTCCTCTGCTCAAG GAGTATGCCTTCTCTCCTGCAGCACAGGCGATAGAACTTGGTTCTGGAGAATCCAGAGAAATCGTGTTCCAGGCAACTCGTGTTGCATACAG TGCTATGGGTGTTGTCACACTTTTGTCGGGTCAGCCGAAAGAAGGTGTTTCGGTGGAAGCTCGTTCGGAGTCAAAAGGCTACTATGAGGAGACACTTACAGACTCCACTGGAAGCTTCCGTCTGAGAGGACTTCTTCCGGACACAACATATGCGATCCGAGTAGTGAGCAAAGATGGCCTCAGAGGCAGTAAGATTGAGCGAGCCTCCCCAGAATCTGTTACTGTCATG GTTGGTAACGAGGAAATCAAAGGGCTGGACTTTGTGGTCTTTGAGCAGCCCGAAAGGACCATCTTAAGTTCCCATGTTGAAGGACAGAAGATTAGGGAACTGCACTCGAGTCTTTTTGTCGAGATTAAATCGGCTACTGACCCATCCAAGGTCATATCCATCTTCCCGCTCCCTCTCTCAAATTTCTTCCAGGTGAAGGATTTGCTCAAGGGCAAGTACCTTCTTCAGCTCCGGTCTGAATTCCCTTCTACCATCCACAAGTTTGAGTCCGAGGTTATCGAGGTCGACTTGGAGAAGAATTCCCAAATCCATGTGGGCCCTCTCAGATACAAGATTGAAGATGCTCACCACAAGCAGGATTTAACAGTTGCACCGTTGTTTCCTCTTATTGTCGGAGTCTCTGTGATCGTCTTATTCATCAGCATGCCAAG GTTGAAGGACATCTACCAAGGCTCAATCGGAATGTCAGCTCCAGGAATTGGTGCAGCTCCGAAGAAGGAGTTCAGGAAGCAAGTCGTTAGAAAGAAGACTTACTAG
- the LOC116212649 gene encoding nodal modulator 1 isoform X1, giving the protein MAMSSVHALIWLLVVAAHSFWLASADIHGCGGFVEASPSLIKSRKPTDAKLDYSHITVELRTVDGLVKDKTQCAPNGYYFIPVYDKGSFVLGVNGPEGWSWSPDKVPVVVDNAGCNGNEDINFQFTGFTISGRVVGAVGGESCALKNGGPSNVNVELLSSSGDLVSSVSTSAEGSYLFKNIVPGTYTLHASHPDLKVEVRGSTEQVQLGFGNGVVDDIFFVPGYNIHGSVVAQGNPILGVHIYLYSDDVMEVNCHEKTDSSPGGEKALCHTISNADGMFTFKSIPCGTYTLKPYYKGENTVFDVSPPVLSVSVKHQHVTVPQKFQVTGFSVGGRVVDGNEMGVESVKIIVDGQERSITDKQGYYKLDQVTSNRYTVEAVKEHYKFDMLKDFLVLPNMASVLDIKAIAYDVCGTVRTITAGQKAKVALTHGPENVKPQRKLTDESGKFCFEVPLGEYRLSALSATSESAPGLLFLPTYIDFAVKSPLLNIEFSQALVNVLGHVECKEKCGPSVSVTLTRLANKHGGERKTVELSNDSSEFIFSDVLPGKYRLEVRRNPEKMNSGQDNWCWQQSSIDVDVGAKDLEGLVFVQKGYWVNVISTHDVDATLTHSDGSSLNLKIKKGPQRICIESPGIHELQFVDSCIFFGSSSVKVDTSSPSPVYLRGEKYLVKGQIIIDSSVAQLPKDIVVDMVNSDGNAIDTAAAGLLSAGDEDTSAATFEYSIWANLGDKITFIPRDSRDDGEKKILFYPRQQQVLVKHGGCQSSVAPFTGRPGLYIEGSVSPPISGVDIKVIAAGDSENAPLRKGDLALDTTTREDGSFVVGPLYDDITYKVKASKSGYHLKQVGPYSFSCQKLGQISVHVHSKDDASEPIPSVLLSLSGDDGYRNNSVSSAGGTFLFDNLFPGSFYLRPLLKEYAFSPAAQAIELGSGESREIVFQATRVAYSAMGVVTLLSGQPKEGVSVEARSESKGYYEETLTDSTGSFRLRGLLPDTTYAIRVVSKDGLRGSKIERASPESVTVMVGNEEIKGLDFVVFEQPERTILSSHVEGQKIRELHSSLFVEIKSATDPSKVISIFPLPLSNFFQVKDLLKGKYLLQLRSEFPSTIHKFESEVIEVDLEKNSQIHVGPLRYKIEDAHHKQDLTVAPLFPLIVGVSVIVLFISMPRLKDIYQGSIGMSAPGIGAAPKKEFRKQVVRKKTY; this is encoded by the exons ATGGCGATGAGCTCCGTGCACGCTCTGATCTGGTTACTGGTCGTCGCAGCTCATTCATTTTGGCTCGCTTCAGCTGATATTCATGGCTGCGGCGGCTTTGTCGAG GCGAGTCCATCTCTTATCAAGTCGAGGAAGCCGACTGATGCGAAATTGGATTATTCTCATATCACG GTTGAACTTCGGACTGTTGATGGGCTGGTCAAGGACAAAACCCAATGTGCTCCCAATGGTTATTACTTCATTCCTGTGTATGACAag GGTTCTTTTGTGCTTGGAGTAAACGGTCCAGAAGGATGGTCATGGTCCCCTGACAAG GTACCTGTGGTTGTGGATAATGCTGGTTGCAATGGCAATGAAGatatcaattttcaattcACTGG GTTCACCATATCAGGACGAGTTGTTGGAGCTGTTGGCGGAGAGAGTTGTGCCCTGAAAAATGGAGGTCCTTCAAACGTAAATGTTGAGCTTTTGTCTTCTAGTGGCGACCTTGTCTCTTCTGTCTCAACATCAGCTGAAGGGAGCTACTTATTCAAAAATATAGTTCCAG GGACCTATACATTACATGCTTCACATCCTGATTTGAAGGTTGAAGTTCGAGGTTCGACAGAG CAGGTGCAATTGGGATTTGGGAATGGAGTGGTAGATGACATCTTTTTTGTGCCTGGATATAATATCCACGGTTCAGTTGTGGCCCAG GGCAATCCTATATTGGGAGTTCACATTTATCTCTACTCAGATGATGTTATGGAGGTGAATTGTCATGAAAAGACCGATTCTTCACCTGGGGGAGAGAAAGCTCTTTGTCACACAATATCTAATGCTGATGGAATGTTCACATTCAAATCAATACCTTGCG GAACTTATACACTAAAGCCTTATTACAAGGGTGAGAATACCGTTTTTGACGTTTCACCtccagttttatcagtttcaGTCAAGCATCAACATGTAACTGTCCCTCAGAAGTTTCAG GTGACTGGATTTTCAGTTGGTGGTCGTGTTGTTGATGGGAATGAGATGGGAGTAGAGAGTGTCAAGATTATAGTTGATGGTCAGGAAAGGTCAATCACCGATAAGCAAGGGTATTACAAGCTTGATcag GTGACATCCAATCGTTATACTGTAGAAGCTGTGAAGGAGCACTACAAGTTCGACATGTTGAAGGATTTCTTG GTGTTGCCAAATATGGCCTCTGTACTGGACATTAAAGCAATTGCCTATGATGTTTGTGGCACTGTTCGCACAATTACAGCTGGACAGAAAGCTAAG GTGGCTCTGACTCATGGTCCTGAAAATGTCAAACCTCAAAGGAAATTGACAGATGAAAGTGGAAAGTTCTGCTTTGAG GTTCCACTGGGTGAATATCGCTTATCTGCTTTATCCGCGACTTCAGAGAGTGCTCCAGGACTTCTGTTTTTACCAACCTACATTGACTTTGCAGTTAAAAGTCCATTactaaatattgaattttctcAG GCTTTGGTCAATGTGCTTGGTCATGTGGAATGCAAGGAGAAATGTGGCCCATCTGTTTCAGTTACTCTAACAAGATTGGCTAATAAGCATGGTGGAGAGAGGAAGACAGTGGAGTTGAGCAATGATAGCAGCGAATTCATCTTTTCAGATGTCTTGCCCGGGAAATACAGACTTGAG GTCAGGCGCAACCCTGAGAAGATGAACTCTGGGCAAGATAATTGGTGTTGGCAACAGAGTTCAATTGATGTTGATGTTGGTGCTAAGGATCTCGAGGGTTTAGTATTTGTTCAGAAAGGGTATTGGGTTAATGTCATCTCCACTCATGACGTGGATGCTACTCTGACCCACTCTGATGGTTCATCActtaatttgaaaatcaaG AAAGGTCCCCAACGCATATGCATAGAGTCTCCTGGAATCCATGAATTACAATTCGTTGATTCATGCATTTTCTTTGGAAGTTCATCTGTGAAGGTTGATACATCAAGTCCTTCG CCTGTCTATTTAAGAGGAGAGAAGTATCTTGTCAAAGGACAAATTATTATAGACTCCAGTGTGGCTCAGTTACCCAAGGATATTGTTGTTGACATGGTAAACAGTGATGGCAATGCTATTGACACGGCTGCAGCAGGCCTTTTGTCCGCTGGAGATGAAGACACAAGTGCTGCTACATTTGAATACTCCATATGGGCGAATCTCGGAGATAAAATAACCTTCATCCCTCGAGACTCCAG GGATGATGGGGAAAAGAAGATTTTGTTTTATCCTAGACAACAGCAG GTTTTAGTTAAACACGGTGGCTGCCAATCTTCAGTTGCTCCATTTACGGGTCGGCCTGGGTTGTACATTGAAGGATCAGTCTCGCCACCTATTTCTGGTGTTGACATTAAGGTTATAGCTGCAGGAGACAGTGAGAATGCTCCACTTAGGAAAGGTGATTTGGCCCTTGACACTACTACGAGGGAAGATGGTTCCTTTGTGGTAGGGCCTCTCTATGATGATATAACATACAAAGTCAAGGCTTCTAAG TCTGGGTATCATCTCAAGCAAGTGGGACCTTATTCTTTCTCTTGCCAGAAGCTTGGTCAAATATCTGTTCATGTACATTCGAAGGATGATGCTAGCGAACCCATCCCATCTGTGCTACTTTCATTGAGTGGGGATGATGGCTATAGGAACAACTCTGTTTCTAGTGCTGGTGGAACATTCCTCTTTGATAACTTATTCCCCGGCAGTTTCTATTTGCGTCCTCTGCTCAAG GAGTATGCCTTCTCTCCTGCAGCACAGGCGATAGAACTTGGTTCTGGAGAATCCAGAGAAATCGTGTTCCAGGCAACTCGTGTTGCATACAG TGCTATGGGTGTTGTCACACTTTTGTCGGGTCAGCCGAAAGAAGGTGTTTCGGTGGAAGCTCGTTCGGAGTCAAAAGGCTACTATGAGGAGACACTTACAGACTCCACTGGAAGCTTCCGTCTGAGAGGACTTCTTCCGGACACAACATATGCGATCCGAGTAGTGAGCAAAGATGGCCTCAGAGGCAGTAAGATTGAGCGAGCCTCCCCAGAATCTGTTACTGTCATG GTTGGTAACGAGGAAATCAAAGGGCTGGACTTTGTGGTCTTTGAGCAGCCCGAAAGGACCATCTTAAGTTCCCATGTTGAAGGACAGAAGATTAGGGAACTGCACTCGAGTCTTTTTGTCGAGATTAAATCGGCTACTGACCCATCCAAGGTCATATCCATCTTCCCGCTCCCTCTCTCAAATTTCTTCCAGGTGAAGGATTTGCTCAAGGGCAAGTACCTTCTTCAGCTCCGGTCTGAATTCCCTTCTACCATCCACAAGTTTGAGTCCGAGGTTATCGAGGTCGACTTGGAGAAGAATTCCCAAATCCATGTGGGCCCTCTCAGATACAAGATTGAAGATGCTCACCACAAGCAGGATTTAACAGTTGCACCGTTGTTTCCTCTTATTGTCGGAGTCTCTGTGATCGTCTTATTCATCAGCATGCCAAG GTTGAAGGACATCTACCAAGGCTCAATCGGAATGTCAGCTCCAGGAATTGGTGCAGCTCCGAAGAAGGAGTTCAGGAAGCAAGTCGTTAGAAAGAAGACTTACTAG